Proteins encoded by one window of Paroedura picta isolate Pp20150507F chromosome 11, Ppicta_v3.0, whole genome shotgun sequence:
- the STAM gene encoding signal transducing adapter molecule 1, with translation MPLFTTNPFDQDVEKATSEMNTAEDWGLILDICDKVGQSRTGPKDCLRSVMKRVNHKDPHVAMQALTLLGACVSNCGKIFHLEVCSRDFASEVSNVLNKGHPKVCEKLKALMVEWTDEFKNDPQLSLISAMIKNLKEQGVTFPVIGSQAAEQAKASPALVAKDPGVVANKKEEEDLAKAIELSLKEQRQQQTPLAGLYPSTSSLLTNHKHEGRKVRAIYDFEAAEDNELTFKAGELITVLDDSDPNWWKGETHQGIGLFPSNFVTADLTAEPEMMKAEKKTVQFNDEVQVETIEPEPEPVYIDEDKMDQLLQMLQSADPSDEQPDLPELIHLEAMCHQMGPLIDEKLEDIDRKHSELSELNVKVMEALSLYTKLMNEDPMYSMYSKLQNQQYYMAQSGVSGSQVYPGQPQSNAYLVAGNAQMGHVQGYSLPSEQLPSLSQGTVPPPASSGLPTQPVQTSYTNTMVGSVPGSTYSSQASVYSPPPAAAADIAAYPNSGTMSQVPNYNVVSSALTQPPGSHPPPPPQQPPSSQQSNYSQKALL, from the exons AtgccgctcttcaccaccaaCCCCTTCGACCAGGATGTGG AGAAAGCAACCAGTGAGATGAATACTGCAGAAGACTGGGGACTCATCTTAGATATTTGTGATAAAGTTGGACAGTCACGAACCGG GCCTAAGGACTGCCTTCGGTCTGTTATGAAGAGAGTGAACCACAAGGATCCTCATGTTGCCATGCAAGCCTTGACG CTTCTAGGAGCCTGCGTTTCAAACTGtggtaaaatatttcatttagaaGTCTGTTCAAGAGATTTTGCTAGTGAAGTGAGCAACGTATTAAATAAG GGTCACCCAAAGGTTTGTGAAAAACTAAAAGCCCTCATGGTAGAATGGACGGATGAATTCAAAAATGACCCTCAACTTAGTTTGATATCCGCTATGATAAAGAATCTTAAAGAGCAAGGCGTTACATTTCCAGTTATTGGTTCACAG GCTGCAGAACAAGCAAAGGCAAGCCCAGCTCTAGTAGCCAAAGATCCTGGAGTAGTGGCAaacaagaaagaggaagaagatctAGCTAAAG CTATTGAATTGTCACTGAAAGAACAAAGACaacagcaaacgccccttgccggCCTTTATCCAAGCACCTCGAGCCTCTTAACAAACCATAAACACGAGGGCCGGAAAGTTCGTGCTATTTATGACTTCGAAGCTGCTGAAGACAACGAACTAACATTtaaagcaggggaactgatcactgtgcTGGACGACAG TGATCCAAATTGGTGGAAAGGTGAAACTCATCAAGGGATTGGATTATTTCCTTCTAATTTTGTAACTGCTGATCTTACTGCTGAACCAGAAATGA TGAAAGCTGAGAAGAAAACGGTGCAATTTAATGATGAAGTTCAAGTTGAAACTATTGAACCGGAGCCAGAACCAGTTTATATTGATGAA GATAAAATGGATCAGCTGTTGCAGATGCTTCAGAGTGCCGATCCTTCTGATGAGCAACCAGATCTCCCAGAGCTGATCCATCTTGAAG CAATGTGTCACCAAATGGGACCCCTTATTGATGAAAAGCTTGAAGACATTGACAG GAAACATTCAGAACTCTCAGAGCTCAATGTCAAAGTGATGGAGGCACTCTCACTGTATACCAAGTTGATGAACGAGGATCCAATGTATTCTATGTACTCAAAACTACAGAACCAACAGTATTATATGGCACAGTCAGGTGTTTCTGGCTCTCag GTCTATCCAGGACAACCTCAAAGTAATGCGTATCTGGTGGCAGGAAATGCACAGATGGGCCATGttcaaggctatagtcttcctTCAGAGCAACTTCCATCTCTCAGTCAAGGCACGGTTCCTCCGCCGGCAAGTTCAGGGTTACCTACCCAGCCAGTTCAGACGTCTTATACAAA CACAATGGTCGGCTCTGTTCCCGGAAGCACATACTCCAGCCAAGCTTCAGTGTACAGCCCAccgccagctgctgctgctgacattGCTGCCTACCCGAATTCTGGAACTATGTCCCAGGTGCCAAACTATAACGTAGTCTCCTCGGCCCTGACTCAACCCCCAGGcagccacccaccaccaccaccgcaacAACCTCCATCGTCACAACAAAGCAATTATTCCCAGAAGGCACTACTATAG